One genomic window of Candidatus Nitrospira inopinata includes the following:
- a CDS encoding phospholipase D-like domain-containing protein translates to MPRIFDNIEQSLLPALRETMQVADRADFCVGYFNLRGWKQLDSHIEKWSGGDGHCCRLLVGMQRLPHDELRKALSLISRDGEIDNQTTIHLKKKLAEEFREQLSVGIPTNEDEAGLRKLAEQIKSKKVIVKLFLRHSLHAKLYLLFRPDPINPIVGYLGSSNLTLAGLSEQGELNVDVLDHDACQKLARWFEDRWTDRWCVDISEELVRIIEESWAREELVPPHHIYIKMAYHLSQEAREGLSEFRIPRDFGKRLFEFQTAAVKIKGKTMTLGRMKSHLVTQAFLSTRRPITTGACQP, encoded by the coding sequence ATGCCCCGCATCTTTGATAACATCGAACAATCCCTCCTTCCCGCGCTCCGCGAAACCATGCAGGTTGCCGACCGCGCTGACTTTTGCGTCGGGTATTTCAACCTTCGAGGATGGAAGCAACTCGACTCGCATATTGAGAAGTGGTCTGGAGGAGATGGGCACTGTTGCCGCCTATTGGTCGGTATGCAGCGGTTGCCGCACGATGAATTGCGCAAAGCGTTGAGCCTGATAAGCCGAGATGGTGAGATAGACAACCAGACGACAATTCACCTCAAAAAGAAGCTCGCCGAAGAGTTCCGCGAGCAATTGAGCGTCGGCATTCCAACCAACGAAGACGAAGCGGGGCTCCGCAAGCTGGCAGAACAAATCAAATCCAAGAAGGTTATCGTCAAACTGTTCCTCCGGCATTCGCTGCACGCCAAGCTGTACTTGCTCTTCCGGCCTGATCCTATCAACCCAATCGTTGGCTATTTAGGCAGCAGCAATCTGACGCTTGCAGGCTTGTCCGAGCAGGGCGAGTTGAACGTGGATGTCCTGGATCACGATGCGTGCCAGAAGTTGGCCCGGTGGTTTGAAGATCGGTGGACGGATCGGTGGTGTGTGGATATTTCCGAAGAACTCGTCCGTATTATCGAAGAGAGCTGGGCTCGGGAAGAACTCGTGCCTCCGCACCATATCTATATCAAGATGGCGTACCATCTTTCGCAAGAGGCACGGGAGGGGCTTTCCGAATTTCGAATACCACGAGACTTTGGCAAGCGGCTATTCGAGTTTCAAACGGCCGCAGTCAAAATTAAAGGCAAAACAATGACGTTAGGGCGCATGAAAAGTCATCTTGTAACTCAGGCATTCCTCTCGACTCGGAGACCGATCACCACTGGAGCATGCCAGCCATGA
- a CDS encoding YkgJ family cysteine cluster protein translates to MRGGLSFGLFEKTSLWFQRAKAALLDQIPCAQGCSHCCRGIFPVTILDWNEIQRGLRTLQPTQRRTILQRARAQVKMMERAAPRLARTWFIDQWADGDVDALAERFADLNCPALQSDGSCGIYAFRPLTCRSMGIPRDTGEIVEGACAIQTAIPLVRLPRSFREEEDRLINEEAEHLAQLHNLDLAQGEELFLPYAFLPDKAEGEEVTGT, encoded by the coding sequence ATGAGGGGAGGCTTGTCGTTCGGGCTTTTTGAAAAAACGTCCCTCTGGTTTCAGCGAGCCAAAGCGGCTCTGCTTGATCAAATCCCCTGCGCTCAAGGATGTTCGCACTGTTGTCGGGGCATCTTCCCGGTCACCATACTGGATTGGAACGAAATCCAACGAGGGCTCCGCACCTTGCAACCGACGCAACGCCGAACCATTCTCCAGCGAGCGCGAGCGCAGGTCAAAATGATGGAACGAGCCGCCCCCCGACTGGCGCGAACCTGGTTCATCGATCAATGGGCGGACGGTGACGTTGATGCGCTGGCCGAGCGATTTGCCGACCTGAATTGCCCGGCCCTCCAATCCGATGGAAGCTGTGGCATCTATGCCTTTCGACCGCTCACCTGCCGATCGATGGGCATTCCACGTGACACGGGAGAAATCGTCGAAGGAGCCTGCGCGATTCAAACGGCCATTCCGCTCGTTCGGCTGCCTCGATCCTTTCGTGAAGAAGAAGATCGACTGATCAACGAAGAAGCCGAGCATCTTGCTCAATTACACAACCTGGATTTGGCACAGGGTGAGGAACTCTTTCTCCCCTATGCTTTTTTGCCTGATAAGGCGGAAGGTGAGGAGGTGACCGGCACCTAG
- a CDS encoding HU family DNA-binding protein — translation MAKSMTKSQIADYLAGKAGITKKVAVQILDDLATLAYREAKNVFTIPGIGKLKLANRKARIGRNPQTGEEIKIPAKRVVKFRIAKAAKDAILGKK, via the coding sequence ATGGCTAAATCAATGACGAAGTCACAGATTGCTGATTACCTGGCTGGGAAAGCCGGTATCACGAAGAAGGTCGCGGTTCAGATTCTCGATGATCTGGCGACACTCGCTTACCGTGAGGCAAAGAACGTTTTCACGATCCCCGGCATCGGGAAGCTCAAACTGGCCAACCGAAAGGCCCGTATCGGTCGCAATCCACAAACTGGTGAAGAAATTAAGATTCCGGCCAAGCGGGTTGTCAAGTTTCGCATTGCCAAGGCAGCTAAAGACGCAATCCTCGGCAAGAAGTAA